A window of Pseudochaenichthys georgianus chromosome 11, fPseGeo1.2, whole genome shotgun sequence genomic DNA:
CCCTTAACCACTCAGCATATTTGAGGATGTGCGTGATGCAGAGGACGCTCTTCACAGTCTGGACAGGAAGTGGGTTTGTGGCCGGCAGATTGAAATCCAGTTTGCCCAGGGTGACAGAAAGAGTAAGTGTTCAACTCTATTGTACCTTTTTATTTGTTGATTCCACAAAATACTGTAGACTTTGACAGAATGTGTTTAGCAGTCAGAATTGTACCTCCCTCAGAGCGTTccttattattttaattttatcggacattttgaattaaaaaaagttgttaatatAATATCTTATCATATGTATTTATTGCACATGCTtacttatttgtttttatttgttgtctTTCATTCTAAAAATCAAACATTTACGAAACCTAATTTCCCCGGGATATAGAATGTTTTTTAAAATTCTGATTTGACTTTTTACACCATTACACAGTGGTACATTTACTGTATGATCACCTGAACAGCAATCATCCAGCGTTTCTAAATGACTAAAAGAGATAATAAATGTATTAATACTGACAGACCTAGGTTGTAGGTATGAGTCAATGTACTTCCGGCAGCACTGTAAAGCGTAATGGCAGCATAAAGACTAGCATTATAGTGTAACAACGTCGGTaataaacaaatacattgagccttttgtgttttgttctcGGAAATGTAACCTTCTGAGCACTGTTTTTTTTCTCAGCACCAAATCAGATGAAGACAAAGGAGAGGCATTCTCCAGGCAGATCGTCTCGATACGACGACCACGATCGGGACAGCCGGCGCAGGCGTTCGCGTAGCCGCAGCCAAGAGCGGTACAGATCACGCAGCCCCTCTTATGATCGCCATCGCAGGCGATCGGAGAGTCCTCGAGAGTGAGTGTCTCTGAGCAGTCTAAGACTTGTACTTAAATGTTTCTTTAAAAGGAAAACAAATCTATTCATGTCTGTGTTCAGATCTCGTGGACAGGTGTATGGCAGAGGAAGAAGCAGGAGTCGTGAGAATGAGAGGTACATCTTCTTTCTCTTTATTTCCTACTTTCTTGGTCATGCTGCTGTCTGTATTACGGTACAAATACACAGACTTATTGTGAAGTGAAACCGTTCGGTAGTGAAGTCAGAGGAATCACTGAATGTACAGGACAGTTGTCTTTAGTGCCTGGAAATGTAGATAATCATAAGTGTCTTAGTCACGGGTCTCAAACAATGTTAGGACTGATGGCTTCCTGAAGCATAGAGAGTAATATGGAGGGCTACTTGTTTGGTATAATGTTCCTGAATATTGGGAATGTATTGGGtccaaaacaaatgtaaatagCAAATGTAATCGCAAAGAGTGCCTTAGGGAAAATAGCTTCCCCTTAGTTAATGTGTGACTCAGGCTATTTTAGACTCAATGGCTCCCTATGGGCAAGTTGTTTCTATCCCTGCTTTAGTATAATAGTACTGGGCCCTAAACGTTCTCATTGTGTCTTTAGATACCGGCAGAGGCCTCGAAGAGAGTCCAGAGCGAGATCTCGCTCCAAATCTGCATCTCCACGAGAGAACGCCAACCCTTCATCGTCTTCCCATTACCCCGAGGAAGAAGTGCGACGGGCCCAGTCCCCAACCCGCTCCAAGTCCCGCTCTGCTTCAAGATCACGCTCTCGTTCCCGGTCCAGATCCTGGGCCGGACGTAAGTCAGGAGGACGCTAGGaaagtaccccccccccccctttatcCGCCGTTATGTCAGATGCACCCGAGTTGGTTCATTTGTCAAATGTTTGTTTTGACATGAATGTAACGTCCGCTGAACCATTTGTAGAAAGCTTGTTTTCGCAGCTCCGTTTTAAGAAAAATGTCGGTCCTTCGCTTGGTTTTATAAAATTGTATTGGTGAGATTCCCCCTGATATAAATATGAAACAGGTTTCAGTGCTAGTCGCCCAGGAATAATTATCTTTTTTATATACTGTTACTGGTCATTTTGTTTTCTAATCCCGATGCATCCATTTATTCAAAAAATAACATTCAGTATTTAAAATTGAATTGGTGACGAACCAACCCATCGTTTCTGTGTGTCTTAACGCAAATCATTTACTTTAAACTTGACTGCTGAACTGAGCTGTAGCGTCAAGTATGAAATTACTGCGGGTAAAATACACAGATTCGCTGCTATGGTCCTAAAGTGTTAAGATGTTATCGACCATTGACGTAAACCACAAGCTGTTTAAAATGTACATTAATCTGTTTACATGTTGTGTGTTTTCTGTACCGTTTTCAaaaggtattttatttttggaaCAAAAGTTTTCTCTTGGTGTTTACTTGGCCGTGTTGATGGTTTTTCATTTAATCCTGTCTCTGCATGTTTAATCTCCTAATCTTCTACCTTTATGATGAAGAAACTGTTATTTTCAGTAATAAATGGATAACGTTCAGAATAAGGAATCCGTGCTTGACTTCAGTTTGTAAACTCTGCTTGTACAGACAAATTggtttattgtgagtttaatgTTATAATGCCAAGCCATACTTTATTTAGGAAAACTAAATAAAACGAGATGATAGAAAAGTGCTGGAATTTAGCACTGGCTCCCTCAACCAAAAAGCAAAGTGTTGTGGCAAACAAAATTATTATTTTGCTGACACTTTTTTCCCCATCAAGATAATCCTAAAATATACACTTTGTAGCTTAAATGCAATCATGAGAAGGTGAAGACAACCATACAACCTAAACCATGaacacatgacttcacctccaCTTGTCTTAACCCAGATTTTTATTTTGGCTATACAATTTAAaccccaggctcctccaacagtgcaaaatataatattaaaatGGATTTAAGAAAAACATAATGCTATTGACATAATGGTGCTAGAAAGTTGCAGGgacaaatacaaaaagaaatgcataaaatagaataagataaaacaaaatgtccaatTAACTGTTATAACAAAAATGCAGTCTCATTTAGCTACTGTATAGCAACCACCCTTTTTAAGAACGTGGTTATCATCAGGAGTGGGGAATTCACCTACATTTTGAAGTCAGTGAACAAAACTTGAACATCTcttaagcttgtgttaacctacagctattaaaggtcacctatcatgcaaaatgcactttttgatgtattttatacataaacttgtgtccccggtgtgtaaggagactcacgaagtgtcagaaaatacaaccctctctcttttcctccgtacccacgtcTCTTTAAacaggggtacaacggagctgaccCAGATTGTGTGCGGTCATAACGACATTATTAacatgtgggctggctttacaatGAACTCCTGGCAAAGTTACGCCCACGGCCCaacctatcagaaacgttgctgtatcagaaacaatgcgcaacatgttttggaagtaaaatattctgtgtttacattagcaagcatcgctaacactcagagctaacgctgtaATGGAGATGTGTGAAGAAGCTGGATGTGAAAggtactcaccttgtggtaaaaccgcaagagaaaaagcattttgagctccatactagctgaaataatccttgatgtggtttggaacatactatggcgtttaatcacggcagcattctGAGTTTCTGCTGGTAGACAGCCTTCTCTTCACAGAGCTCACTGCTTGCTTCCGGACGCtccaaaatggaccaatccgcggagctcctcactttagcgtacattttcaaataacagggagtcccctggttggtaatagacgagttgggatcgtggagaaatgctctccgcagacccattctcacagcgtttataaacctttttcttactcaatatcaagccacacttattgtttttacttcggctgtgagtgtttttgtgtgctcaggatgaatttcgcgctgtatcgccgacccggaaaccacaccagcgagcctcgcaacgtcctgaccaatcagagcacactgggctcacagggagggagggagggagggaggggggggggggggggggggcaggagctccaacaagccatttcggacagagagtgaatacacatactttacagagatgttgtatgagaaaaccaatgtgagtttggaacattgaacaatataaatctattttagtagacctcaacaatggaattatgatcagtagaaatggccatgacatgggacctttaaagctacggacccagaatcagcactatagtaacagggctgaaatagaggccATTCTACAATGGGtgagtgatctgtttggtatgttgagcaaaacacttcatagacatgttttgtatagatataataataataatattgggagggataaaaccctctttaatggtcacacaggtagagcacacagcacacacagtgacatttggcctctgcatttaatccatcctagtaccaggaatCTATGAGCTATTGCACAGCGcctggggagcaatgggagtgagggggggggggggggttgtccggtgccttgctcaagggcaccacagcagggcaggaggtgaacttggacctctccaagtagcagtccacactccatatttaggtctggtcgtggaccctacggctcacagtccaagaccctactgactgagccactgccggccctataatatattgttcaaatatagcataataggtgagcTTTAAACCAAAAAGTGTGTTGGATTCGACAAAGGGAGAAGAAAAGTGCAGAAAGTGCAATTTCATCTCAGTGTTTTGAGATACATTTTTGCACAGAGTTTCCCCTCCTCTCTAACAGCCTGATGTGTAGTACTTGTTTTTGGTTGTATGAGAAT
This region includes:
- the LOC117455004 gene encoding serine/arginine-rich splicing factor 10-like, whose product is MAKYMRPPCSSLFVRNISDESRPEDLRREFGRYGPVVDVYIPLDFHTRRPRGFAYIQFEDVRDAEDALHSLDRKWVCGRQIEIQFAQGDRKTPNQMKTKERHSPGRSSRYDDHDRDSRRRRSRSRSQERYRSRSPSYDRHRRRSESPRESRGQVYGRGRSRSRENERYRQRPRRESRARSRSKSASPRENANPSSSSHYPEEEVRRAQSPTRSKSRSASRSRSRSRSRSWAGRKSGGR